From Myxocyprinus asiaticus isolate MX2 ecotype Aquarium Trade chromosome 49, UBuf_Myxa_2, whole genome shotgun sequence, a single genomic window includes:
- the LOC127438044 gene encoding hepatocyte cell adhesion molecule-like, with the protein MLLVLVLLHLISMILYGVFGADTDKVKSVSVMEGDSVTLHTDLTEIQDDDLIEWMFGAQNPDTVIAEINREANMTFLNMDQFRGRLQMNHKTGDLTITNIRTTDTGLYKVEFIINTMPFYIFSVTVYALPVPVIIRDSSQCSSRSKCVLVCSVVNVTQVTLSWYKGNSLFSSISVSDLNSSLSLPLEVEYQDNNIYSCVLNNHIRNQTKHLNITDVCQPCSLEVSISLIVLISAAAGTLLIVLVVLVFCISRKCRKTYQEGKCTAVQTREEEIMYADPTFYNRKSQKAKVKEEDEVVYTGLTMR; encoded by the exons ATGCTTCTCGTGTTAGTTTTGCTGCATTTAATCTCGATGATTTTATATG gtgtgtttggtgCTGATACAGATAAAGTGAAGTCAGTGTCAGTGATGGAGGGTGATTCTGTCACTTTACACACTGATCTTACGGAAATACAAGATGATGATCTGATAGAGTGGATGTTTGGAGCTCAGAATCCAGATACTGTTATAGCAGAAATCAACAGAGAAGCAAATATGACCTTTTTAAACATGGATCAGTTCAGAGGGAGACTGCAGATGAATCATAAAACTGGAGATCTCACCATCACAAACATCAGAACCACAGACACTGGACTTTATAAAGTAGAGTTCATCATAAATACAATGCCATTCTATATATTCAGTGTTACTGTTTATG CTCTGCCTGTTCCCGTCATCATCAGAGACTCTTCTCAGTGTTCTTCAAGATCtaaatgtgtgttggtgtgttcagTGGTGAATGTGACACAGGTGACTCTCTCCTGGTAcaaaggaaacagtttattcTCCTCCATCAGTGTGTCTGATCTCAACAGCAGTCTCTCTCTACCTCTGGAGGTGGAATATCAGGAtaacaacatctacagctgtgTGCTCAACAATCACATCAGAAACCAGACGAAACATCTCAACATTACTGATGTCTGTCAGCCGTGTTCTTTAG AAGTCTCTATATCTCTGATAGTGCTGATTTCTGCTGCTGCTGGAACTCTGTTGATTGTGCTTGTAGTTTTGGTGTTCTGCATCAGCAGGAAATGTAGAAAAACATATCAAGAGGGCAAGTGCACTGCAG ttcagACTCGTGAAGAAGAGATAATGTATGCGGATCCAACATTCTACAACAGAAAATCTCAGAAAGCA